A DNA window from Porphyromonas gingivalis ATCC 33277 contains the following coding sequences:
- a CDS encoding glycosyltransferase family 2 protein, whose amino-acid sequence MDISVVIPLLNEAESIPELFAWIRRVMNEHGYSYEVIFVDDGSTDGSWSVIERLRAEHPEVKGIKFRRNYGKSAGLQCGFARTQGQVVITMDADLQDSPDEIPELYRMVTEGGYDLVSGWKRKRYDPLFSKNLPSKLFNATARKLSGIKLHDFNCGLKAYRHEVVENIELYNDMHRYIPYLAKSAGFGRIGEKVVQHQARKYGSSKFGISRFFNGYLDLLTLWFISKFGRKPMHFFGLLGSGMFLIGFIALAVVLVNKLSAIIMHTQAPLVTDRPYFFIALTAMIIGTQLFLTGFVGEMISRQASDRNNYKIEKEI is encoded by the coding sequence ATAGATATTTCTGTAGTAATCCCTCTGCTGAACGAGGCCGAGTCGATCCCCGAACTTTTTGCCTGGATCAGGCGTGTAATGAATGAGCATGGCTATTCCTATGAGGTCATCTTCGTAGATGATGGGAGTACCGACGGCTCCTGGAGTGTGATCGAACGTTTGCGAGCAGAGCATCCCGAGGTCAAAGGGATCAAATTCCGCCGCAACTACGGCAAGTCGGCCGGTCTCCAATGCGGTTTTGCCCGCACACAGGGGCAGGTAGTCATAACGATGGATGCCGATTTGCAGGATAGTCCGGATGAGATCCCGGAGCTGTACCGGATGGTGACAGAAGGGGGATATGACTTGGTAAGCGGTTGGAAGCGTAAGCGGTACGATCCTCTGTTCAGCAAGAATCTGCCCTCAAAGCTTTTCAATGCTACAGCCCGAAAGCTGTCCGGCATCAAGCTACACGATTTTAATTGTGGTTTGAAAGCATACCGACACGAGGTAGTGGAGAATATCGAGTTGTACAACGATATGCACCGTTACATTCCATATTTGGCCAAATCCGCCGGTTTCGGACGCATCGGGGAGAAGGTAGTACAGCATCAGGCGCGTAAATACGGCTCGAGCAAGTTCGGTATCAGCCGTTTTTTCAATGGCTATCTCGATTTGCTTACGCTTTGGTTTATCAGCAAGTTCGGACGCAAGCCGATGCACTTCTTCGGGCTGCTCGGTTCAGGCATGTTCCTAATCGGCTTCATAGCTTTGGCCGTTGTCCTTGTCAATAAGTTGTCCGCTATAATCATGCATACGCAGGCACCTTTGGTGACGGATCGGCCTTATTTCTTCATCGCGCTGACGGCGATGATTATCGGCACGCAACTGTTCCTAACCGGATTTGTCGGTGAGATGATCAGCCGCCAGGCTTCGGACAGAAACAACTATAAAATAGAGAAAGAGATATAA
- a CDS encoding nitroreductase family protein: MKQIPQDFRLIEDFFRTRRSVRKFIDRPVEEEKLMAILEAGRIAPSAHNYQPWHFLVVREEEGRKRLAPCSQQPWFPGAPIYIITLGDHQRAWKRGAGDSVDIDTSIAMTYMMLEAHSLGLGCTWVCAFDQALCSEIFDIPSHMTPVSILALGYGDPTVPPREAFNRKSIEEVVSFEKL; the protein is encoded by the coding sequence ATGAAACAGATTCCTCAAGATTTTCGTTTGATAGAAGATTTCTTCCGCACGCGCAGATCTGTACGCAAGTTTATCGATCGTCCTGTGGAGGAAGAGAAGTTGATGGCCATCCTCGAAGCCGGACGCATAGCTCCTTCGGCACATAATTACCAGCCGTGGCATTTCCTCGTGGTCAGAGAAGAAGAGGGCCGCAAACGCTTGGCTCCCTGTTCCCAACAACCTTGGTTCCCGGGTGCCCCCATCTATATCATTACGCTTGGCGATCATCAAAGGGCATGGAAGCGAGGAGCGGGCGATTCGGTAGACATCGATACCTCTATCGCCATGACTTATATGATGCTGGAAGCACATAGTCTGGGACTTGGATGTACGTGGGTCTGTGCTTTCGATCAAGCTCTTTGTTCGGAGATCTTCGACATCCCTTCGCACATGACACCTGTTTCCATATTGGCTCTCGGCTATGGCGATCCGACCGTACCTCCGCGTGAGGCTTTCAATCGCAAATCCATTGAAGAGGTAGTCAGCTTCGAGAAATTATGA
- a CDS encoding FAD:protein FMN transferase, producing MKRWSGLAAVPGMIVLGAAFFSCRKAPAYTVLQGEIFHTYYHIKYKGEADHSQRVDSVFRAFNHSLNPFDSTSIIAGVNRNLPVRTDSMFRRVFRRAQEIAAVSGGSYDITCSPLINAWGFGFEHKEDVTAQLIDSIKAFVGYRRVRLDGETVVKDDPRTTLNTSSIAKGYASDLVGEALAAHGIGDYMVEIGGEVAFNGLNPQGKPWRIGVSKPQDDSLGLAMQEFELVVELSGKGGLATSGNYRNFYVRDGKKYAHTINPLSGYPVQTDVLSATVIAPDCMTADALATTFMVVGSERVPAIAAKFSGVDYMLILSDGDGSYKTVMNQGFRKRVAK from the coding sequence ATGAAACGTTGGTCAGGTTTAGCGGCCGTTCCGGGGATGATCGTTCTCGGTGCGGCCTTTTTTTCTTGCCGGAAAGCACCTGCCTATACGGTATTGCAGGGGGAGATATTCCATACCTATTATCATATCAAATATAAGGGAGAGGCAGATCATTCACAGCGAGTGGATAGCGTATTCAGAGCTTTCAATCATTCCCTTAATCCGTTCGACAGTACCAGTATCATAGCCGGAGTGAATCGGAATCTTCCGGTCAGGACTGACAGTATGTTTCGCCGGGTATTTCGTCGGGCGCAGGAGATTGCAGCCGTTTCCGGCGGTTCTTACGATATTACTTGCTCTCCACTGATCAATGCTTGGGGATTCGGCTTCGAACATAAAGAAGACGTGACTGCACAGTTGATTGATAGCATCAAGGCGTTTGTCGGTTACCGGAGGGTACGATTGGACGGCGAGACGGTTGTTAAGGATGATCCGCGCACTACGCTGAACACCTCTTCCATCGCCAAAGGATATGCTTCGGATCTGGTGGGCGAAGCCTTGGCCGCTCATGGGATCGGGGATTATATGGTGGAGATCGGAGGAGAGGTTGCTTTCAATGGCCTCAATCCTCAAGGCAAGCCTTGGCGCATAGGAGTAAGTAAACCGCAGGATGACAGTCTGGGCTTGGCGATGCAGGAGTTCGAACTCGTCGTAGAGCTTAGTGGAAAAGGAGGCTTGGCGACATCGGGCAACTATCGGAATTTCTATGTCCGGGATGGAAAGAAGTATGCACATACGATCAATCCGCTTAGCGGCTATCCTGTGCAGACGGATGTGCTGAGTGCCACAGTCATTGCTCCCGATTGTATGACGGCTGATGCCTTGGCTACTACTTTTATGGTGGTCGGTTCGGAGCGTGTTCCTGCTATTGCAGCCAAGTTCTCCGGTGTGGACTATATGCTTATCTTGTCCGATGGAGACGGTTCTTATAAGACTGTGATGAACCAAGGCTTCCGGAAACGAGTAGCCAAGTAA
- a CDS encoding electron transport complex protein RnfA — MEFFMLFIAAVFVNNVVLSQFLGICPFLGVSKKVDTSIGMGAAVTFVLALATLVTFLIQKFVLDRFGLGFMQTIAFILVIAALVQMVEIILKKVSPPLYQALGVFLPLITTNCCVLGVAILVIQKDYTLLQSFVYAISTAIGFTLAMVTFAGIREQLDMTNLPKAMKGIPSALLAAGILAMAFMGFSGIA; from the coding sequence ATGGAATTTTTCATGTTATTCATAGCGGCGGTTTTCGTTAATAACGTCGTGCTGTCGCAGTTCCTCGGTATATGCCCATTCTTAGGCGTATCGAAGAAGGTAGACACCTCAATCGGTATGGGTGCAGCCGTGACATTCGTATTGGCACTGGCTACCTTGGTTACCTTCCTGATTCAGAAGTTCGTTTTGGATCGTTTCGGATTGGGCTTTATGCAGACCATTGCATTTATTTTGGTCATTGCCGCCTTGGTACAGATGGTGGAGATCATACTCAAGAAAGTATCTCCTCCCCTCTATCAGGCACTGGGTGTATTCTTGCCCTTGATTACGACGAACTGCTGTGTGCTCGGTGTGGCTATTTTGGTTATCCAGAAGGATTATACCCTGCTCCAGAGCTTCGTCTATGCAATATCCACGGCTATCGGTTTCACCTTGGCAATGGTTACTTTCGCAGGTATTCGAGAGCAACTCGATATGACCAATCTCCCCAAAGCCATGAAGGGAATACCTTCGGCACTCTTGGCTGCCGGTATATTGGCTATGGCTTTCATGGGCTTCAGCGGTATCGCCTAA
- a CDS encoding RnfABCDGE type electron transport complex subunit E, producing the protein MSKNLSVIINGIIKENPTFVLLLGMCPTLATTTSAINGMSMGLATMFVLICSNMVVSLVKNLIPDMVRIPAFIVIIAGFVTILQMLIKAYMPDLDKSLGIFIPLIVVNCIVLGRAEAVASKKGLLHSMFDGIGIGLGFTLSLTVLGIVRELLGSGKLFDFAVFNESYGALIFVLAPGAFIALGYLIALVNKMKKKA; encoded by the coding sequence ATGAGTAAGAATTTGAGTGTTATTATAAACGGCATTATCAAGGAGAACCCGACATTCGTCCTCCTCCTCGGTATGTGTCCTACGTTGGCCACGACAACGTCGGCCATCAACGGTATGAGTATGGGACTGGCCACCATGTTTGTATTGATCTGCTCCAACATGGTGGTATCCTTGGTCAAGAATCTCATCCCCGATATGGTTCGTATCCCGGCTTTTATTGTGATCATTGCAGGTTTCGTGACGATATTGCAGATGCTTATCAAGGCTTATATGCCGGATTTGGACAAGAGTCTCGGTATCTTCATCCCGTTGATCGTGGTGAACTGTATCGTACTCGGTCGTGCAGAAGCCGTTGCATCGAAAAAAGGTCTGCTACACTCCATGTTCGACGGTATCGGTATCGGATTGGGCTTTACCCTCAGTTTGACTGTTCTCGGTATTGTCCGTGAGCTTTTGGGTAGCGGTAAGCTTTTCGACTTTGCAGTTTTCAATGAATCCTATGGAGCATTGATTTTCGTGTTGGCACCCGGAGCTTTCATCGCTTTGGGCTACCTGATTGCCTTGGTGAACAAAATGAAGAAAAAAGCATAA
- a CDS encoding RnfABCDGE type electron transport complex subunit G produces MKKLKSSLPNMLLSLTGFCIVVSAALGMMNEITKEPIAKAEVDAKVTAIKQVVNAFDNNPYEERFEVDVDGAKLTVFPAKKGQEIVGYAVESYTDKGFSGKFTVMYGFDMDGKIHDFSVLSHSETPGLGAKMQEWFRTPAKKEGLIQDVRGVQMSDTPLTVSKDGGQVDAITAATISSRAFLDAMDRAYRGFKAAQGSAGQTEATVDTTQADSTINTNTDNTEAQ; encoded by the coding sequence ATGAAAAAGCTAAAATCTTCACTCCCCAATATGTTGCTCTCTTTGACGGGCTTCTGTATCGTTGTTTCTGCTGCTCTTGGCATGATGAACGAAATAACGAAAGAGCCTATTGCAAAGGCGGAAGTGGATGCTAAAGTCACCGCTATCAAGCAGGTAGTCAATGCCTTCGACAACAATCCGTACGAAGAGAGATTCGAAGTTGATGTAGATGGAGCCAAGCTCACCGTATTCCCGGCCAAAAAAGGTCAGGAAATAGTGGGTTACGCAGTAGAAAGTTATACCGACAAGGGCTTTAGCGGTAAGTTCACTGTGATGTACGGATTCGATATGGATGGCAAAATCCACGACTTCTCCGTACTCAGCCACAGCGAAACGCCCGGTCTGGGAGCCAAGATGCAAGAGTGGTTCCGAACGCCGGCCAAAAAAGAAGGACTGATCCAAGATGTACGTGGTGTACAGATGAGTGATACTCCTCTGACTGTTTCCAAAGACGGCGGTCAAGTGGATGCTATCACAGCCGCGACGATCAGTAGCCGAGCCTTTTTGGATGCTATGGATCGTGCCTACAGAGGTTTCAAAGCCGCTCAAGGCAGTGCCGGACAGACTGAGGCAACTGTCGATACTACTCAGGCTGATTCTACGATAAATACTAACACAGATAATACCGAAGCGCAATGA
- a CDS encoding RnfABCDGE type electron transport complex subunit D: protein MENKIIISPSPHIHSGDSIKKNMYGVLIALLPALAMSVYQFGIGAVIVTAVSVLTCCIVEYLISKYMLGKEPTIMDGSAILTGVLLAFNLPSNLPVWIIIIGAVVAIALGKMSFGGLGNNIFNPALVGRVFLLISFPAQMTLWPTEGQMTSYLDAETGATPLGLMKAAMSGDTSALANIPTDLHMFIGEAGSLGEVSAIALLLGLVYMLYKKIITWHIPVSIFASVIVLAGILHLASPTSFPATPWFHLFSGGMMLGAIFMATDYVTSPMTKSGQILYGCLIGLLTVVIRTFGAYPEGMSFAILIMNGMTPLINTYMKPKHFGGKNK from the coding sequence ATGGAAAATAAAATTATCATTTCTCCTTCACCGCACATCCACAGCGGAGACAGCATCAAAAAGAATATGTATGGCGTGCTGATTGCCCTCTTGCCTGCCTTGGCCATGTCGGTATATCAGTTTGGAATCGGTGCGGTGATCGTAACGGCAGTATCCGTTCTTACTTGTTGCATCGTGGAATACCTGATCAGCAAATATATGTTGGGCAAGGAGCCTACCATCATGGACGGCTCAGCTATCTTGACCGGCGTATTGCTGGCTTTCAACCTGCCGAGCAACCTGCCCGTTTGGATCATTATCATCGGTGCAGTAGTAGCTATCGCATTGGGCAAGATGTCCTTCGGCGGCTTGGGGAACAACATCTTCAACCCCGCTTTGGTCGGTCGTGTATTCCTCCTGATCTCTTTCCCTGCCCAGATGACTCTCTGGCCTACCGAAGGACAGATGACTTCCTATCTGGATGCCGAGACCGGTGCTACGCCTCTCGGCCTGATGAAAGCAGCAATGAGCGGCGACACCTCGGCTTTGGCCAATATCCCCACAGACCTGCACATGTTTATCGGTGAAGCAGGTTCTTTGGGTGAAGTCAGTGCTATCGCATTGCTTCTCGGATTGGTCTATATGCTGTACAAGAAGATTATCACGTGGCATATCCCCGTGTCTATCTTCGCATCTGTGATCGTACTGGCAGGTATTCTGCACCTGGCCAGCCCCACATCCTTCCCGGCCACTCCGTGGTTCCACCTGTTCTCCGGCGGTATGATGCTCGGAGCCATCTTCATGGCCACGGACTATGTGACTTCGCCGATGACCAAGTCCGGACAGATCCTTTACGGCTGTCTGATCGGTTTGCTGACCGTCGTGATCCGTACATTCGGGGCTTATCCGGAGGGAATGTCATTCGCCATCCTAATTATGAACGGTATGACACCTCTGATCAACACTTATATGAAACCTAAACATTTTGGAGGAAAGAACAAATGA
- the rsxC gene encoding electron transport complex subunit RsxC, which yields MLRTFRIGGIHPPENKLSAGKPVEVLPIPSQVVIPLGQHIGAPATATVKKGDEVKVGTIIAQAGGFVSANIHSSVSGKVLKIDNVYDSSGYPKPAVFISVEGDEWEEGIDRSPAIVKECNLDAKEIVAKISAAGIVGLGGATFPTHVKLSPPPGNKAEILIINAVECEPYLTSDHVLMLEHGEEIMIGVSILMKAIQVNKAVIGVENNKKDAIVHLTKLATAYPGIEVMPLKVQYPQGGEKQLIDAVIRKQVKSGALPISTGAVVQNVGTVFAVYEAVQKNKPLVERIVTVTGKKLSRPSNLLVRIGTPIAALIEAAGGLPENTGKIIGGGPMMGRALLSPDVPVTKGSSGVLILDREEAVRKPMRDCIRCAKCVGVCPMGLNPAFLMRDTLYKSWETAEKGNVVDCIECGSCSFTCPANRPLLDYIRQAKKTVMGIQRARKQ from the coding sequence ATGTTGAGGACTTTCCGAATCGGTGGTATTCACCCCCCCGAAAACAAGTTGTCGGCAGGCAAGCCCGTAGAGGTGTTGCCTATCCCCTCACAGGTAGTCATCCCTCTTGGTCAGCACATCGGTGCACCGGCAACTGCCACGGTCAAGAAAGGGGATGAAGTTAAGGTCGGGACTATCATTGCTCAGGCCGGAGGATTCGTATCAGCTAATATCCACTCATCTGTGTCGGGTAAGGTGCTGAAGATCGATAACGTATACGACTCAAGCGGCTATCCCAAGCCCGCAGTTTTCATTAGCGTAGAAGGTGACGAATGGGAAGAGGGCATCGATCGCTCACCAGCCATCGTCAAAGAATGCAATCTGGATGCAAAAGAAATCGTAGCCAAAATTTCTGCAGCCGGTATTGTGGGTCTTGGCGGTGCTACCTTCCCTACCCATGTGAAGCTGTCCCCTCCTCCGGGCAACAAAGCTGAGATCCTGATCATCAACGCCGTAGAGTGCGAGCCTTATCTGACGAGCGACCATGTCCTTATGCTGGAGCACGGCGAAGAGATCATGATCGGCGTGAGTATCCTGATGAAAGCCATTCAGGTAAACAAGGCCGTCATCGGAGTTGAGAATAATAAGAAAGATGCTATTGTTCACCTCACCAAACTGGCCACTGCATATCCGGGCATAGAGGTAATGCCGTTGAAGGTGCAATATCCTCAAGGCGGTGAGAAGCAGCTGATCGATGCAGTGATCCGCAAGCAGGTAAAAAGCGGTGCCTTGCCTATCAGCACAGGTGCCGTAGTACAAAACGTGGGTACGGTATTCGCCGTGTACGAAGCAGTACAGAAGAACAAGCCTCTGGTCGAGCGCATCGTGACGGTTACAGGAAAAAAACTGTCTCGTCCGTCTAACCTCCTCGTTCGTATAGGTACTCCTATTGCGGCTCTGATCGAAGCAGCAGGTGGCTTGCCGGAGAATACGGGCAAGATCATCGGCGGAGGTCCGATGATGGGACGCGCTCTGCTGTCACCGGATGTACCTGTGACCAAAGGCAGCTCCGGAGTATTGATTCTCGACAGAGAAGAGGCAGTCCGCAAGCCTATGCGCGACTGTATCCGATGCGCCAAGTGCGTCGGAGTGTGTCCGATGGGACTCAATCCGGCTTTCCTGATGCGCGACACCTTATATAAGAGCTGGGAAACAGCGGAAAAAGGCAACGTGGTTGACTGTATCGAATGCGGTTCGTGCAGCTTCACCTGTCCGGCCAACCGTCCTCTGCTGGATTATATCCGCCAAGCCAAGAAGACTGTGATGGGTATCCAAAGAGCACGTAAGCAATAA
- a CDS encoding Fe-S cluster domain-containing protein gives MILTTVIVLAAIGAIGALVLFLAAKKFEVKEDPRIGLVAEVLPQANCGGCGFPGCSGFANACVKAESLEGLLCPVGGAAVMGQIADILGMAAAAQDPKIAVVRCNGNCDARPRTNLYDGASSCAVAASLYSGDTGCSFGCLGLGDCVDACGFDAIRINPTTLLPEVVEDACTACGACVKACPKSIIELRKKGPKSRRIFVSCVNKDKGGVAKKACSNACIGCSLCLKQCQFEAITIENNLSYIDHTKCRMCRKCVEVCPTNAIHELNFPPKKKVEPAVATEATAPAQETV, from the coding sequence ATGATACTTACTACTGTGATTGTTTTGGCCGCAATCGGTGCCATCGGTGCACTGGTTTTGTTTTTGGCCGCAAAGAAGTTCGAGGTCAAGGAAGACCCACGCATCGGACTGGTTGCAGAGGTACTCCCTCAAGCCAACTGTGGGGGATGTGGCTTCCCCGGATGCTCCGGTTTTGCCAATGCCTGCGTCAAAGCCGAAAGCCTCGAAGGACTGCTCTGTCCCGTAGGGGGAGCAGCGGTGATGGGGCAGATAGCCGACATTCTCGGCATGGCCGCGGCTGCTCAGGATCCGAAGATTGCCGTGGTTCGTTGCAATGGCAATTGCGATGCCCGTCCGCGTACGAACCTGTACGACGGAGCCTCCAGCTGTGCAGTAGCCGCTTCGCTATATAGCGGAGACACGGGCTGTAGCTTCGGCTGTCTGGGATTGGGCGACTGTGTGGATGCCTGCGGATTCGATGCTATCCGCATCAACCCGACAACCTTGCTGCCGGAAGTGGTGGAGGATGCTTGTACGGCATGTGGTGCTTGTGTCAAGGCCTGTCCCAAATCGATCATCGAACTCCGGAAGAAAGGGCCTAAGAGTCGCCGTATCTTTGTTAGCTGCGTGAACAAGGACAAAGGCGGTGTCGCCAAGAAAGCTTGTAGCAATGCTTGTATCGGCTGCTCGCTCTGCTTGAAGCAATGCCAATTCGAGGCTATCACCATCGAGAACAACCTCTCGTACATAGACCACACCAAGTGTCGCATGTGTCGCAAGTGTGTGGAAGTATGTCCCACGAATGCCATCCACGAGCTGAACTTCCCTCCGAAGAAGAAAGTGGAGCCGGCTGTCGCCACAGAAGCTACCGCACCGGCACAAGAGACTGTCTAA
- a CDS encoding SoxR reducing system RseC family protein, translating into MGEIISHSGVVSRVEADKITVCVQQKSACAGCHAAGYCSSTDCKDRYITVMGPAPDIREGDRVLLEGHSAMGRLAVVLSFIVPLILLLLMLVLTISILRLDEGMSTLISLGALGVYYLILRLFNGKLSRRLVFTIRKNNQ; encoded by the coding sequence ATGGGCGAGATTATCAGTCATAGCGGAGTTGTCAGCCGAGTGGAAGCCGACAAGATAACGGTATGTGTGCAGCAGAAAAGTGCATGCGCCGGTTGTCATGCCGCCGGCTATTGCTCCTCTACAGACTGCAAAGATCGATATATCACCGTAATGGGACCCGCACCTGACATCCGCGAAGGTGATCGGGTTTTGCTGGAAGGTCATAGTGCCATGGGACGTCTTGCTGTCGTCCTCTCTTTCATTGTTCCTTTGATTTTGTTGCTGCTTATGCTTGTCCTCACCATCAGTATTCTGAGGTTAGACGAGGGCATGAGTACGCTTATTTCTTTGGGAGCTTTGGGAGTATACTACCTGATTCTCCGGTTATTCAACGGCAAACTGAGCCGACGTTTGGTATTTACTATTCGAAAAAATAATCAGTAA
- a CDS encoding tetratricopeptide repeat protein, giving the protein MKRPLLYLIVIAQTILSSTAQTTEELSRMQTLIDHMAYTEALAWADSCSLQDEQALHLRAKALSELGRHPEAFAVYQRIIRMDPHDAVAYRLGAALQVDMQDYATAAEMLHQGYERTSDIPTGYDLAKLLVHIGQDSTALVITDRILQQDSLPPVIRLRAKALNKRQQPSQAIALLEEQMLRDSTDFLTLIDLATLYGQVEETRRQEQVTARYLQTDSLNVAVLLAHAESMMMLQEADSALHDYERIIGRGHFPTSFKDLFYCGLAYYKAGRWAVAEECFRRADESAYQQNYLTKYYLGMCAYRQKLWEEAEKRLQKLLDLIEPKTDRLTDVHTMLAQCANEQGRTETAISHLRYAIEYDSGNSEACLLLAQCFEKTGNRTGAIHMYRRVLDKERASTAKNDIEGFRRLAEARSRLSLLKADDSEDEETP; this is encoded by the coding sequence ATGAAACGCCCCCTGCTCTACCTCATTGTTATTGCTCAGACCATCCTATCCTCAACGGCTCAGACCACAGAAGAATTGAGCCGAATGCAGACTCTCATCGACCATATGGCCTATACGGAGGCTTTGGCTTGGGCGGACAGTTGCAGCCTGCAAGACGAGCAAGCTCTACACCTCCGAGCCAAAGCTCTCAGCGAACTGGGACGACATCCCGAAGCCTTTGCCGTCTACCAAAGGATCATACGGATGGATCCTCACGATGCGGTAGCTTATCGTTTGGGGGCAGCGTTGCAGGTGGATATGCAGGATTATGCCACAGCAGCCGAAATGCTGCATCAAGGCTATGAGCGCACATCCGATATTCCGACAGGATACGACTTGGCCAAACTGCTCGTTCACATCGGACAGGATTCCACGGCATTGGTCATCACAGACAGGATCTTACAGCAGGATTCGCTCCCTCCCGTCATTCGCCTTAGGGCAAAAGCACTCAACAAACGACAACAACCTTCTCAAGCGATAGCACTGTTGGAAGAGCAGATGCTTCGGGATTCTACCGATTTCCTTACCCTGATTGATCTGGCTACCCTGTACGGACAGGTAGAAGAAACGCGCCGGCAGGAACAGGTGACAGCACGCTATCTGCAAACCGACTCGCTGAACGTGGCCGTGCTTCTGGCCCATGCCGAATCCATGATGATGCTACAGGAAGCGGACAGTGCCCTGCATGACTATGAGCGGATTATCGGTCGAGGCCATTTCCCCACCTCATTCAAGGATCTCTTCTATTGCGGTTTGGCGTACTACAAAGCCGGTAGGTGGGCCGTAGCCGAAGAATGCTTCAGACGAGCCGACGAATCTGCCTACCAACAAAACTACCTGACCAAATACTACTTGGGCATGTGTGCCTATCGCCAAAAGCTGTGGGAAGAAGCGGAAAAGCGGTTGCAGAAGTTGCTCGATCTGATCGAACCGAAAACGGACAGACTCACTGATGTGCATACGATGCTCGCTCAATGCGCCAATGAACAAGGGCGAACGGAAACAGCCATATCCCATCTGCGCTATGCCATAGAATACGATAGCGGCAACAGCGAGGCCTGCCTGCTCCTTGCTCAATGCTTTGAAAAGACAGGCAACCGCACCGGTGCGATCCACATGTACCGGCGTGTCCTCGACAAGGAAAGAGCAAGTACGGCGAAAAACGACATAGAGGGCTTCCGCCGATTGGCCGAAGCGCGGAGCAGGCTATCCCTACTGAAAGCCGACGATTCGGAGGACGAGGAAACGCCGTAG